Sequence from the Maribacter aquivivus genome:
GGACTGCGGCTGACTGTGATGGTGATGGTGTTGATAATGGAACTGAAGATACGAATGGTACAGATCCATACAATACAGATACCGATGGTGATGGCGTTCCAGATGATACAGACGATGATGCATTAAATCCGTGCGACCCAGTACAAGCGGCCGGTTACACAGGTTATGATGCTACTAATGCTATTTGGGCAGCAGCAGATTGTGATGGCGATAATGTTACCAATGGTGATGAAGACACCAACGGCACAGATCCATATAATGAAGATACCGATGGCGACGGAGTTCCAGATGATACGGATGATGACGCATTAAATCCTTGTGACCCAGTTCAAGCAGCTGGCTACACAGGATATGACGCTTCCAATACAATTTGGGCAAGTGCCGATTGTGATAATGATGGAGTAACGAATGGTGATGAAGATACTAATGGTACAGATCCGTACAATACAGATACCGATGGTGATGGTGTTCCCGATGATACAGATGATGATGCATTAAATCCTTGTGACCCAGTACAAGTGGCTGGTTACGTAGGTTATGATGCTAGTAATGCTATTTGGGCAGGAGCCGATTGTGATGGTGATGGAATTGATAATGGTACTGAAGTGACTAACGGTACTAATCCTTATAATCCCGATACGGATGGTGATGGCGTTCCAGATGATACGGATGCTGACGCATTAAATCCGTGCGACCCAGTACAAGAAGCAGGTTATACAGCTTATGATGCAACTAATACTATTTGGGCAGCAGCCGATTGCGATGATGATGGTGTCTCTAATAGTGAGGAAGTTACCAACGGTACTGATCCATATAATGCGGATACTGATGGTGACGGCATTTCAGATGCTACAGATTCAGATGCTTTAGACCCTTGTAGTCCATCACAAGAAATAGGCTATTCGGAATATGATGCTACCAATGCAATTTGGGCAACAGCCGATTGCGATGGTGATGGAATTGATAATGGTACTGAAGTGACTAACGGTACTGACCCTTACAATACCGATACGGATGGCGATGGTGTTTCTGATAGTCAAGAATTTGAAGACGGTACTGACCCATTAAACGATTGTGATTCTAATGGAGGTGCTCCTTTAGGTACATCAGATTGTGATGAAGATGGTTTAACTACAGATGAAGAAGTATCGTTAGGTACAGATCCAAATATAGCAGATACCGATGGTGATGGTATTTTAGATGGGCAAGAGGTATTAGATAATACCAACCCATTAGATGATTGTGATCATGATGGTGGTACTGCTTTACCAGAAAGTGATTGTGATGGTGACGGATTAACCACTGCTGTTGAAGATGCATTAGGTACGGATTCTAATAATGCAGATACTGATGGAGATACTATTCCTGATGGTCAAGAGGTTGAAGAGGGCACAGACCCTTTAGATCCATGTGATTCAATTGGTGGAGCGCCAAGTTTATCAGCTGGTTGTAATGCAGAAGTTGTTGAGACAGGTATTGCAGTTTCTAATGAAGTAATCACCCCAGATAATGATGGAACTAATGATTTCTTTAGGATTGAAAACATTGAATCCTTTCCTAATAATACGGTTCAGATTTACAACCGTTGGGGAGTAGTTGTATACGAAAAGTCAGGTTATGATAATAGTACTAATGTATTTACCGGTATATCTAGTGGTCGAGCAACTATTAATACCGATTCGGAGTTACCAGTAGGTGTATACTTTTATGTTATACGATTCACAAACAACGGAGATAATTTAAACAAGTCCGGATATTTATACATCAACAGATAAAAAAATCCCCCAAAAAAGATAAAGAGATGAGAAGATTAATTTTCACAATTTTACTAATACTTACAGTCGTACTATGCGGCTACGCCCAACAAGATGCGCAGTACACACAGTACATGTACAATACGATATCGGTGAACCCAGCGTATGCGGGTTCCCGAGGGGTATTGAGCATAGCGGCACTGCACCGTTCGCAGTGGGTGGGGCTTGACGGCGCACCTACGACGCAGACGCTTAACTTCCATACGCCGGTATCGGACCATGTAGGCCTTGGGCTATCGGTGGTGAACGACGAGATCGGTAACGGAACCAACCAGGATACCTATATCGATGCGGCGTTCAGCTATACGGTGAACACCTCTGAAGAAGGCAAGCTGTCGTTCGGACTAAAAGCGGGCGGACACCTGTTCAACGTCGACTTTACGAAACTAAGAAACTACGGTGCGGAGACCAACCTACCGAACATAGACAACAAGTTCTCGCCGAACTTCGGAGCGGGCATCTATTACCATACGGACCAGTTCTATGCAGGACTATCGGTACCGAACTTTTTACAGACCGAGCATTTCGACAGTTCGGATACGAACAGTTCCAGCCTTATCGCACAGGAACGTATGAACTTCTATTTGATCACGGGCTATGTGTTCGATCTGAAGAACAACGTAAAGTTCAAGCCTGCGGCACTGATAAAAGCAGTAAAGGGAGCACCGTTACAAGTTGACCTAAGTGCGAACTTCCTTTTCAACGACAAGTTCTCTTTGGGAGCGGCGTACAGATGGGACGCGGCATTGAGCGCACTGTTCGGTTTTCAACTGAACGACCAGTTGATGCTGGGTCTTGCCTATGACAAGGAAACGACCGACCTGGGAGCTACACGGTTCAACGACGGTTCTTTCGAGATCATGCTGAGATATGAGTTCTTGAACAAGTACAAACGAGTGATCACCCCAAGATTCTTTTAATAAAAAACGACATGAAAAAAACAGGATATATTTTTTGTGGCTTGGCGGTAATGGCTATGATGGCGAACGCACAGGACAAGAAGATCAAAAAAGCGGATACAAAATTCACGAACTATGGCTATGCCTCTGCGATACAATCGTACGAGCAATTGGTAAAGGACGGGTATACCGAAGAAGAGGTGTACAAGAATTTAGGTAACGCAAACTATTTAAACGCAAACTATGAAGAGGCATCTAGCTGGTACGGCAAGCTGTTCGCACTGAAACAGGCGGATATCGACCCGGAATATATGTACCGCTACGCACAGACCTTAAAATCTTTGGAAAACTATACGGAATCCGACACTTGGATGAACAAGTTCAAGAACGCAAGATCGAACGATCAACGCGGATTACTATATAGC
This genomic interval carries:
- a CDS encoding PorP/SprF family type IX secretion system membrane protein, encoding MRRLIFTILLILTVVLCGYAQQDAQYTQYMYNTISVNPAYAGSRGVLSIAALHRSQWVGLDGAPTTQTLNFHTPVSDHVGLGLSVVNDEIGNGTNQDTYIDAAFSYTVNTSEEGKLSFGLKAGGHLFNVDFTKLRNYGAETNLPNIDNKFSPNFGAGIYYHTDQFYAGLSVPNFLQTEHFDSSDTNSSSLIAQERMNFYLITGYVFDLKNNVKFKPAALIKAVKGAPLQVDLSANFLFNDKFSLGAAYRWDAALSALFGFQLNDQLMLGLAYDKETTDLGATRFNDGSFEIMLRYEFLNKYKRVITPRFF